The following proteins are co-located in the Mus pahari chromosome 14, PAHARI_EIJ_v1.1, whole genome shotgun sequence genome:
- the Septin8 gene encoding septin-8 isoform X7, whose translation MAATDLERVSNAEPESRSLSLGGHVGFDSLPDQLVSKSVTQGFSFNILCVGETGIGKSTLMNTLFNTTFETEEASHHEECVRLRPQTYDLQESNVHLKLTIVDAVGFGDQINKDDSYRPIVDYIDAQFENYLQEELKIRRSLFDYHDTRIHVCLYFITPTGHSLKSLDLVTMKKLDSKVNIIPIIAKADTISKSELHKFKIKIMGELVSNGVQIYQFPTDDEAVAEINAVMNAHLPFAVVGSTEEVKVGNKLVRARQYPWGVVQVENENHCDFVKLREMLIRVNMEDLREQTHSRHYELYRRCKLEEMGFQDSDGDSQPFSLQETYEAKRKEFLSELQRKEEEMRQMFVNKVKETELELKEKERELHEKFEHLKRIHQEEKRKVEEKRRELEEETNAFNCRKAAMEALQSQALHATSQQPLRKDKDKKK comes from the exons AATGCAGAGCCTGAGTCCCGGAGCCTGTCCCTGGGTGGCCATGTTGGGTTCGACAGCCTCCCTGACCAGCTGGTCAGCAAGTCAGTCACTCAGGGCTTCAGCTTCAACATACTCTGTGTGG GAGAAACTGGGATTGGCAAGTCCACGCTAATGAACACACTCTTCAACACGACCTTTGAGACTGAAGAAGCCAGTCACCATGAAGAGTGTGTGCGCCTGCGGCCTCAGACCTATGACCTCCAAGAGAGTAACGTTCATCTCAAACTGACCATCGTGGATGCTGTGGGCTTTGGGGATCAGATCAATAAGGATGACAG TTACAGGCCCATAGTTGATTACATCGACGCGCAGTTTGAAAACTATCTGCAGGAGGAGTTGAAGATCCGCCGTTCCCTCTTTGACTACCACGACACGAGGATCCATGTTTGCCTCTACTTCATCACGCCCACCGGGCACTCCCTGAAGTCCCTGGATCTGGTGACCATGAAGAAACTAGATAGCAAG gtgaaCATAATCCCCATCATCGCCAAGGCTGACACCATCTCCAAGAGCGAGCTCCACAAGTTCAAGATCAAGATCATGGGTGAGCTGGTCAGCAATGGAGTCCAGATCTACCAGTTTCCCACCGACGACGAGGCTGTCGCCGAGATTAATGCGGTCATGAAC GCACACCTGCCTTTTGCTGTGGTGGGCAGCACAGAGGAGGTCAAGGTGGGGAATAAGCTGGTTCGAGCACGACAGTACCCCTGGGGTGTGGTGCAGG TGGAAAACGAGAATCACTGTGACTTCGTGAAGCTGCGGGAGATGCTGATTAGGGTGAACATGGAGGACCTGCGAGAGCAGACCCACAGCCGACACTATGAGCTCTACCGCCGCTGCAAATTGGAGGAGATGGGCTTCCAGGACAGTGACGGTGACAGCCAACCCTTCAG CCTCCAAGAGACATATGAGGCAAAGAGGAAGGAGTTCCTAAGCGAGcttcagaggaaggaggaagagatgcgACAGATGTTTGTCAACAAAGTGAAGGAGACAGAGCTTGAGCTGAAGGAGAAGGAACGAGAG CTCCATGAGAAGTTTGAGCACCTGAAGCGAATCCACCAGGAGGAGAAGCGTAAGGTAGAGGAGAAGCGCAGGGAGTTGGAAGAGGAGACCAACGCCTTCAACTGCCGGAAGGCAGCCATGGAGGCCCTGCAGTCACAGGCCTTGCATGCCACTTCACAGCAGCCTCTGAGGAAAGACAAGGACAAGAAGAAGTAA
- the Septin8 gene encoding septin-8 isoform X6: MAATDLERVSNAEPESRSLSLGGHVGFDSLPDQLVSKSVTQGFSFNILCVGETGIGKSTLMNTLFNTTFETEEASHHEECVRLRPQTYDLQESNVHLKLTIVDAVGFGDQINKDDSYRPIVDYIDAQFENYLQEELKIRRSLFDYHDTRIHVCLYFITPTGHSLKSLDLVTMKKLDSKVNIIPIIAKADTISKSELHKFKIKIMGELVSNGVQIYQFPTDDEAVAEINAVMNAHLPFAVVGSTEEVKVGNKLVRARQYPWGVVQVENENHCDFVKLREMLIRVNMEDLREQTHSRHYELYRRCKLEEMGFQDSDGDSQPFSLQETYEAKRKEFLSELQRKEEEMRQMFVNKVKETELELKEKERELHEKFEHLKRIHQEEKRKVEEKRRELEEETNAFNCRKAAMEALQSQALHATSQQPLRKDKDKKN; encoded by the exons AATGCAGAGCCTGAGTCCCGGAGCCTGTCCCTGGGTGGCCATGTTGGGTTCGACAGCCTCCCTGACCAGCTGGTCAGCAAGTCAGTCACTCAGGGCTTCAGCTTCAACATACTCTGTGTGG GAGAAACTGGGATTGGCAAGTCCACGCTAATGAACACACTCTTCAACACGACCTTTGAGACTGAAGAAGCCAGTCACCATGAAGAGTGTGTGCGCCTGCGGCCTCAGACCTATGACCTCCAAGAGAGTAACGTTCATCTCAAACTGACCATCGTGGATGCTGTGGGCTTTGGGGATCAGATCAATAAGGATGACAG TTACAGGCCCATAGTTGATTACATCGACGCGCAGTTTGAAAACTATCTGCAGGAGGAGTTGAAGATCCGCCGTTCCCTCTTTGACTACCACGACACGAGGATCCATGTTTGCCTCTACTTCATCACGCCCACCGGGCACTCCCTGAAGTCCCTGGATCTGGTGACCATGAAGAAACTAGATAGCAAG gtgaaCATAATCCCCATCATCGCCAAGGCTGACACCATCTCCAAGAGCGAGCTCCACAAGTTCAAGATCAAGATCATGGGTGAGCTGGTCAGCAATGGAGTCCAGATCTACCAGTTTCCCACCGACGACGAGGCTGTCGCCGAGATTAATGCGGTCATGAAC GCACACCTGCCTTTTGCTGTGGTGGGCAGCACAGAGGAGGTCAAGGTGGGGAATAAGCTGGTTCGAGCACGACAGTACCCCTGGGGTGTGGTGCAGG TGGAAAACGAGAATCACTGTGACTTCGTGAAGCTGCGGGAGATGCTGATTAGGGTGAACATGGAGGACCTGCGAGAGCAGACCCACAGCCGACACTATGAGCTCTACCGCCGCTGCAAATTGGAGGAGATGGGCTTCCAGGACAGTGACGGTGACAGCCAACCCTTCAG CCTCCAAGAGACATATGAGGCAAAGAGGAAGGAGTTCCTAAGCGAGcttcagaggaaggaggaagagatgcgACAGATGTTTGTCAACAAAGTGAAGGAGACAGAGCTTGAGCTGAAGGAGAAGGAACGAGAG CTCCATGAGAAGTTTGAGCACCTGAAGCGAATCCACCAGGAGGAGAAGCGTAAGGTAGAGGAGAAGCGCAGGGAGTTGGAAGAGGAGACCAACGCCTTCAACTGCCGGAAGGCAGCCATGGAGGCCCTGCAGTCACAGGCCTTGCATGCCACTTCACAGCAGCCTCTGAGGAAAGACAAGGACAAGAAGAA ttaa
- the Septin8 gene encoding septin-8 isoform X5, giving the protein MAATDLERVSNAEPESRSLSLGGHVGFDSLPDQLVSKSVTQGFSFNILCVGETGIGKSTLMNTLFNTTFETEEASHHEECVRLRPQTYDLQESNVHLKLTIVDAVGFGDQINKDDSYRPIVDYIDAQFENYLQEELKIRRSLFDYHDTRIHVCLYFITPTGHSLKSLDLVTMKKLDSKVNIIPIIAKADTISKSELHKFKIKIMGELVSNGVQIYQFPTDDEAVAEINAVMNAHLPFAVVGSTEEVKVGNKLVRARQYPWGVVQVENENHCDFVKLREMLIRVNMEDLREQTHSRHYELYRRCKLEEMGFQDSDGDSQPFSLQETYEAKRKEFLSELQRKEEEMRQMFVNKVKETELELKEKERELHEKFEHLKRIHQEEKRKVEEKRRELEEETNAFNCRKAAMEALQSQALHATSQQPLRKDKDKKKF; this is encoded by the exons AATGCAGAGCCTGAGTCCCGGAGCCTGTCCCTGGGTGGCCATGTTGGGTTCGACAGCCTCCCTGACCAGCTGGTCAGCAAGTCAGTCACTCAGGGCTTCAGCTTCAACATACTCTGTGTGG GAGAAACTGGGATTGGCAAGTCCACGCTAATGAACACACTCTTCAACACGACCTTTGAGACTGAAGAAGCCAGTCACCATGAAGAGTGTGTGCGCCTGCGGCCTCAGACCTATGACCTCCAAGAGAGTAACGTTCATCTCAAACTGACCATCGTGGATGCTGTGGGCTTTGGGGATCAGATCAATAAGGATGACAG TTACAGGCCCATAGTTGATTACATCGACGCGCAGTTTGAAAACTATCTGCAGGAGGAGTTGAAGATCCGCCGTTCCCTCTTTGACTACCACGACACGAGGATCCATGTTTGCCTCTACTTCATCACGCCCACCGGGCACTCCCTGAAGTCCCTGGATCTGGTGACCATGAAGAAACTAGATAGCAAG gtgaaCATAATCCCCATCATCGCCAAGGCTGACACCATCTCCAAGAGCGAGCTCCACAAGTTCAAGATCAAGATCATGGGTGAGCTGGTCAGCAATGGAGTCCAGATCTACCAGTTTCCCACCGACGACGAGGCTGTCGCCGAGATTAATGCGGTCATGAAC GCACACCTGCCTTTTGCTGTGGTGGGCAGCACAGAGGAGGTCAAGGTGGGGAATAAGCTGGTTCGAGCACGACAGTACCCCTGGGGTGTGGTGCAGG TGGAAAACGAGAATCACTGTGACTTCGTGAAGCTGCGGGAGATGCTGATTAGGGTGAACATGGAGGACCTGCGAGAGCAGACCCACAGCCGACACTATGAGCTCTACCGCCGCTGCAAATTGGAGGAGATGGGCTTCCAGGACAGTGACGGTGACAGCCAACCCTTCAG CCTCCAAGAGACATATGAGGCAAAGAGGAAGGAGTTCCTAAGCGAGcttcagaggaaggaggaagagatgcgACAGATGTTTGTCAACAAAGTGAAGGAGACAGAGCTTGAGCTGAAGGAGAAGGAACGAGAG CTCCATGAGAAGTTTGAGCACCTGAAGCGAATCCACCAGGAGGAGAAGCGTAAGGTAGAGGAGAAGCGCAGGGAGTTGGAAGAGGAGACCAACGCCTTCAACTGCCGGAAGGCAGCCATGGAGGCCCTGCAGTCACAGGCCTTGCATGCCACTTCACAGCAGCCTCTGAGGAAAGACAAGGACAAGAAGAA ATTTTGA
- the Septin8 gene encoding septin-8 isoform X3 yields MAATDLERVSNAEPESRSLSLGGHVGFDSLPDQLVSKSVTQGFSFNILCVGETGIGKSTLMNTLFNTTFETEEASHHEECVRLRPQTYDLQESNVHLKLTIVDAVGFGDQINKDDSYRPIVDYIDAQFENYLQEELKIRRSLFDYHDTRIHVCLYFITPTGHSLKSLDLVTMKKLDSKVNIIPIIAKADTISKSELHKFKIKIMGELVSNGVQIYQFPTDDEAVAEINAVMNAHLPFAVVGSTEEVKVGNKLVRARQYPWGVVQVENENHCDFVKLREMLIRVNMEDLREQTHSRHYELYRRCKLEEMGFQDSDGDSQPFSLQETYEAKRKEFLSELQRKEEEMRQMFVNKVKETELELKEKERELHEKFEHLKRIHQEEKRKVEEKRRELEEETNAFNCRKAAMEALQSQALHATSQQPLRKDKDKKKAGGWSSIYSVTIP; encoded by the exons AATGCAGAGCCTGAGTCCCGGAGCCTGTCCCTGGGTGGCCATGTTGGGTTCGACAGCCTCCCTGACCAGCTGGTCAGCAAGTCAGTCACTCAGGGCTTCAGCTTCAACATACTCTGTGTGG GAGAAACTGGGATTGGCAAGTCCACGCTAATGAACACACTCTTCAACACGACCTTTGAGACTGAAGAAGCCAGTCACCATGAAGAGTGTGTGCGCCTGCGGCCTCAGACCTATGACCTCCAAGAGAGTAACGTTCATCTCAAACTGACCATCGTGGATGCTGTGGGCTTTGGGGATCAGATCAATAAGGATGACAG TTACAGGCCCATAGTTGATTACATCGACGCGCAGTTTGAAAACTATCTGCAGGAGGAGTTGAAGATCCGCCGTTCCCTCTTTGACTACCACGACACGAGGATCCATGTTTGCCTCTACTTCATCACGCCCACCGGGCACTCCCTGAAGTCCCTGGATCTGGTGACCATGAAGAAACTAGATAGCAAG gtgaaCATAATCCCCATCATCGCCAAGGCTGACACCATCTCCAAGAGCGAGCTCCACAAGTTCAAGATCAAGATCATGGGTGAGCTGGTCAGCAATGGAGTCCAGATCTACCAGTTTCCCACCGACGACGAGGCTGTCGCCGAGATTAATGCGGTCATGAAC GCACACCTGCCTTTTGCTGTGGTGGGCAGCACAGAGGAGGTCAAGGTGGGGAATAAGCTGGTTCGAGCACGACAGTACCCCTGGGGTGTGGTGCAGG TGGAAAACGAGAATCACTGTGACTTCGTGAAGCTGCGGGAGATGCTGATTAGGGTGAACATGGAGGACCTGCGAGAGCAGACCCACAGCCGACACTATGAGCTCTACCGCCGCTGCAAATTGGAGGAGATGGGCTTCCAGGACAGTGACGGTGACAGCCAACCCTTCAG CCTCCAAGAGACATATGAGGCAAAGAGGAAGGAGTTCCTAAGCGAGcttcagaggaaggaggaagagatgcgACAGATGTTTGTCAACAAAGTGAAGGAGACAGAGCTTGAGCTGAAGGAGAAGGAACGAGAG CTCCATGAGAAGTTTGAGCACCTGAAGCGAATCCACCAGGAGGAGAAGCGTAAGGTAGAGGAGAAGCGCAGGGAGTTGGAAGAGGAGACCAACGCCTTCAACTGCCGGAAGGCAGCCATGGAGGCCCTGCAGTCACAGGCCTTGCATGCCACTTCACAGCAGCCTCTGAGGAAAGACAAGGACAAGAAGAA agCCGGTGGCTGGTCTTCCATTTACAGTGTCACTATTCCTTGA
- the Septin8 gene encoding septin-8 isoform X4 gives MAATDLERVSNAEPESRSLSLGGHVGFDSLPDQLVSKSVTQGFSFNILCVGETGIGKSTLMNTLFNTTFETEEASHHEECVRLRPQTYDLQESNVHLKLTIVDAVGFGDQINKDDRPIVDYIDAQFENYLQEELKIRRSLFDYHDTRIHVCLYFITPTGHSLKSLDLVTMKKLDSKVNIIPIIAKADTISKSELHKFKIKIMGELVSNGVQIYQFPTDDEAVAEINAVMNAHLPFAVVGSTEEVKVGNKLVRARQYPWGVVQVENENHCDFVKLREMLIRVNMEDLREQTHSRHYELYRRCKLEEMGFQDSDGDSQPFSLQETYEAKRKEFLSELQRKEEEMRQMFVNKVKETELELKEKERELHEKFEHLKRIHQEEKRKVEEKRRELEEETNAFNCRKAAMEALQSQALHATSQQPLRKDKDKKKAGGWSSIYSVTIP, from the exons AATGCAGAGCCTGAGTCCCGGAGCCTGTCCCTGGGTGGCCATGTTGGGTTCGACAGCCTCCCTGACCAGCTGGTCAGCAAGTCAGTCACTCAGGGCTTCAGCTTCAACATACTCTGTGTGG GAGAAACTGGGATTGGCAAGTCCACGCTAATGAACACACTCTTCAACACGACCTTTGAGACTGAAGAAGCCAGTCACCATGAAGAGTGTGTGCGCCTGCGGCCTCAGACCTATGACCTCCAAGAGAGTAACGTTCATCTCAAACTGACCATCGTGGATGCTGTGGGCTTTGGGGATCAGATCAATAAGGATGACAG GCCCATAGTTGATTACATCGACGCGCAGTTTGAAAACTATCTGCAGGAGGAGTTGAAGATCCGCCGTTCCCTCTTTGACTACCACGACACGAGGATCCATGTTTGCCTCTACTTCATCACGCCCACCGGGCACTCCCTGAAGTCCCTGGATCTGGTGACCATGAAGAAACTAGATAGCAAG gtgaaCATAATCCCCATCATCGCCAAGGCTGACACCATCTCCAAGAGCGAGCTCCACAAGTTCAAGATCAAGATCATGGGTGAGCTGGTCAGCAATGGAGTCCAGATCTACCAGTTTCCCACCGACGACGAGGCTGTCGCCGAGATTAATGCGGTCATGAAC GCACACCTGCCTTTTGCTGTGGTGGGCAGCACAGAGGAGGTCAAGGTGGGGAATAAGCTGGTTCGAGCACGACAGTACCCCTGGGGTGTGGTGCAGG TGGAAAACGAGAATCACTGTGACTTCGTGAAGCTGCGGGAGATGCTGATTAGGGTGAACATGGAGGACCTGCGAGAGCAGACCCACAGCCGACACTATGAGCTCTACCGCCGCTGCAAATTGGAGGAGATGGGCTTCCAGGACAGTGACGGTGACAGCCAACCCTTCAG CCTCCAAGAGACATATGAGGCAAAGAGGAAGGAGTTCCTAAGCGAGcttcagaggaaggaggaagagatgcgACAGATGTTTGTCAACAAAGTGAAGGAGACAGAGCTTGAGCTGAAGGAGAAGGAACGAGAG CTCCATGAGAAGTTTGAGCACCTGAAGCGAATCCACCAGGAGGAGAAGCGTAAGGTAGAGGAGAAGCGCAGGGAGTTGGAAGAGGAGACCAACGCCTTCAACTGCCGGAAGGCAGCCATGGAGGCCCTGCAGTCACAGGCCTTGCATGCCACTTCACAGCAGCCTCTGAGGAAAGACAAGGACAAGAAGAA agCCGGTGGCTGGTCTTCCATTTACAGTGTCACTATTCCTTGA